A window of Longispora fulva contains these coding sequences:
- the crcB gene encoding fluoride efflux transporter CrcB: MTWLLVALGAAVGAPLRYATDQWIQRRHGRPFPWGILAVNTAGSLLLGFLAAGVLLDAVPDGLWTLLGTGLCGALTTYSTFSYDMMSLIEQRRGHHALGYATASIAAGLAAAYAGAGLAWLLWG, encoded by the coding sequence GTGACCTGGCTCCTCGTCGCCCTCGGCGCGGCCGTCGGCGCACCCCTGCGCTACGCCACCGACCAGTGGATCCAACGCCGCCACGGCCGCCCGTTCCCCTGGGGCATCCTCGCCGTCAACACCGCCGGCTCGCTCCTCCTCGGCTTCCTGGCCGCCGGAGTCCTCCTCGACGCCGTCCCCGACGGCCTGTGGACCCTCCTGGGCACCGGCCTGTGCGGGGCGCTGACCACCTACTCCACCTTCAGCTACGACATGATGTCCCTCATCGAACAGCGCCGCGGCCACCACGCGCTCGGCTACGCCACGGCCAGCATCGCCGCGGGACTGGCCGCCGCGTACGCCGGAGCCGGGCTCGCCTGGCTGCTGTGGGGCTAG
- a CDS encoding fluoride efflux transporter FluC: MNWRTPSVIAAGGTLGALTRQAVATTWPDLWGILAINVTGCLLIGLLLARWPAHRLFLGVGFLGGYTTFSTYILEAQRLLDADHPALALLYLTVTPVAALAAVTLGTLLGRRP, translated from the coding sequence ATGAACTGGCGCACGCCTAGCGTCATCGCCGCCGGCGGCACCCTCGGCGCACTGACCCGCCAGGCCGTCGCCACCACCTGGCCGGACCTGTGGGGCATCCTCGCCATCAACGTCACCGGCTGCCTGCTCATCGGGCTCCTCCTGGCCCGCTGGCCGGCGCACCGCCTCTTCCTCGGCGTCGGTTTCCTCGGCGGCTACACCACCTTCTCCACCTACATCCTCGAGGCCCAACGCCTCCTCGACGCCGACCACCCGGCCCTGGCACTGCTGTACCTCACCGTCACCCCGGTCGCCGCCCTGGCCGCCGTCACCCTCGGCACCCTCCTGGGCAGAAGGCCATGA
- the cydD gene encoding thiol reductant ABC exporter subunit CydD, with translation MNPRLLRLAGPAVAAVIALGAATAGLVIAQALLLSKTLAAAFTGDTTDLPHALALLAAITAARAAVTWAAETAAHRASAAVKSHLRTRIVTHALALGPTWLTGQRTTDLTSLATRGVNALDGYFAKYVPQLFLAVLVPTAVLATIAPADWPSAAIVAATLPLIPVFMALVGLATATHTRRRWHALHRLSHHFLDVVTGLPTLRVFGRAKAQAAHIAKITDNYRTATLATLRLAFLSSLVLELLATLSVALVAVGIGLRLVDGHLTLTTALLVLLLAPEAYLPLRAVGTHYHASADGLEAAKTAFALLDTPLPATGTHPAPAPHLTVTNLSVEHPDRPTPAPAGLSLTLRPGEFLAVSGPSGTGKSTLISALLGFTPTDAVTVDGTPLTDLDPQAWRRTIGWVPQEPHLATGTVADLVDTTAHPFLDDLDPTQPIGEHGTGLSAGQRRRVALARALDRHPALLLLDEPTAGVDPHRENLIIEVLRAHAAHGTAVLVATHRPALIAAADRVVELAPEAAEHPAAAHGASGHTRQRQHFTHAVTSRPAAVSVIKNPAPAHREPAPDRPATNDTGAAPRDTPDDHPATSTHRRLALAWATGTLAATCAVGLTATAAWLISRAAQHPPVLYLMVAVVAVRTFGIGRGVLRYTERLTSHDAALRILARLRVTTWRRLENSAADLTRRSGDLATRFVDDIDTLADQWLRIALPYATAATVAAAAITLSTLLLPATGITLTLSLATVALAAPWIAGRHARHAEAHLAPLHGHLATHILTTLRTAAELTAHNGTDHALAALTTADTRLTTAERRAATGRGTAQALATAAAGGAVLAALALTAANPHVDRVHVAVLVLLPLALHELFATLVPAAATLPRIRAARARVDALTPPSARPVTATPSGHHDLVVEGLTARGCHLPDLHIPAGTAHVLTGPSGSGKSTLAAVAVGFCDPTAGRILLGGVDIATLDPDTLRRTIGLCAQDAHLFDSTIAANLRLARPDATDTELHAALHAARLDTWVATLPEGLLTPVGEHGTRLSGGQRQRLTLARALLADFPVLVFDEPTEHLDPATAAELQHDLLAATTGRTVLLITHQPPPTGVPTTTTLHNHELAHA, from the coding sequence GTGAACCCCCGCCTCCTGCGCCTCGCAGGCCCCGCCGTCGCAGCCGTCATCGCCCTCGGCGCCGCCACCGCCGGCCTCGTCATCGCCCAGGCCCTCCTCCTGTCCAAAACCCTCGCCGCCGCGTTCACCGGCGACACCACCGACCTGCCCCACGCCCTGGCCCTCCTCGCCGCCATCACCGCCGCCCGCGCCGCCGTCACCTGGGCCGCCGAAACCGCCGCCCACCGCGCCTCCGCCGCCGTCAAGTCCCACCTGCGCACCCGCATCGTCACCCACGCCCTGGCCCTCGGCCCCACCTGGCTCACCGGCCAACGCACCACCGACCTCACCAGCCTCGCCACCCGCGGCGTCAACGCCCTCGACGGCTACTTCGCCAAATACGTCCCCCAACTCTTCCTCGCCGTCCTCGTCCCCACCGCCGTCCTGGCCACCATCGCCCCCGCCGACTGGCCCTCGGCCGCCATCGTCGCCGCCACCCTGCCCCTCATCCCCGTCTTCATGGCCCTCGTCGGCCTGGCCACCGCCACCCACACCCGCCGCCGCTGGCACGCCCTGCACCGCCTCAGCCACCACTTCCTCGACGTCGTCACCGGCCTGCCCACCCTGCGCGTGTTCGGCCGCGCCAAAGCCCAGGCCGCCCACATCGCGAAGATCACCGACAACTACCGCACCGCCACGCTGGCCACTCTGCGCCTGGCGTTCCTGTCCTCCCTCGTCCTGGAACTCCTCGCCACCCTCTCCGTCGCCCTCGTCGCCGTCGGCATCGGCCTACGCCTCGTCGACGGCCACCTCACCCTCACCACCGCCCTCCTCGTCCTCCTCCTCGCCCCCGAGGCCTACCTACCCCTGCGCGCCGTCGGCACCCACTACCACGCCAGCGCCGACGGCCTGGAAGCCGCGAAAACCGCCTTCGCCCTCCTCGACACCCCCCTCCCGGCCACCGGCACCCACCCCGCACCCGCCCCACACCTGACCGTCACGAACCTGTCCGTCGAACACCCCGACCGGCCCACCCCCGCCCCAGCCGGTCTGTCCCTGACCCTGCGACCGGGGGAGTTCCTCGCCGTCAGCGGACCCTCCGGCACCGGCAAATCCACCCTGATCAGCGCACTCCTCGGTTTCACCCCCACCGACGCCGTCACCGTCGACGGCACCCCACTGACCGACCTAGACCCGCAGGCCTGGCGCCGCACCATCGGCTGGGTACCCCAGGAACCCCACCTCGCCACCGGCACCGTCGCCGACCTCGTCGACACCACCGCCCACCCGTTCCTCGACGACCTCGACCCCACCCAACCCATCGGCGAACACGGCACCGGCCTGTCCGCCGGCCAACGCCGCCGCGTCGCCCTCGCCCGCGCCCTCGACCGCCACCCCGCCCTGCTCCTCCTCGACGAACCCACCGCCGGCGTCGACCCCCACCGCGAAAACCTCATCATCGAAGTACTGCGCGCCCACGCCGCCCACGGCACCGCCGTCCTCGTCGCCACCCACCGCCCGGCCCTCATCGCCGCCGCCGACCGGGTCGTCGAACTCGCCCCAGAAGCCGCTGAGCACCCGGCCGCAGCACACGGCGCCAGCGGCCACACCCGGCAGCGTCAGCACTTCACGCACGCGGTGACTTCACGCCCAGCAGCCGTCTCCGTCATCAAGAACCCCGCACCCGCCCACCGCGAGCCCGCCCCCGACCGACCGGCCACCAACGACACCGGGGCCGCCCCGCGTGACACACCCGACGACCACCCGGCCACCAGCACCCACCGCCGGCTCGCCCTCGCGTGGGCCACCGGCACCCTCGCCGCCACCTGCGCCGTAGGCCTCACCGCCACCGCCGCCTGGCTCATCTCCCGCGCCGCCCAACACCCACCCGTCCTGTACCTCATGGTCGCCGTCGTCGCCGTGCGCACCTTCGGCATCGGCAGGGGAGTACTCCGCTACACCGAACGCCTCACCAGCCACGACGCAGCCCTGCGCATCCTCGCCCGGCTCCGCGTCACCACCTGGCGCCGCCTGGAGAACTCCGCCGCCGACCTCACCCGCCGCTCAGGCGACCTCGCCACCCGCTTCGTCGACGACATCGACACCCTCGCCGACCAGTGGCTACGCATCGCCCTCCCGTACGCCACCGCCGCCACCGTCGCAGCCGCCGCCATCACCCTCAGCACCCTCCTGCTCCCCGCCACCGGCATCACCCTCACCCTCAGCCTCGCCACCGTCGCCCTCGCAGCCCCCTGGATCGCCGGCCGCCACGCCCGCCACGCCGAAGCCCACCTCGCCCCCCTCCACGGCCACCTCGCCACCCACATCCTCACCACCCTGCGCACCGCCGCCGAACTCACCGCCCACAACGGCACCGACCACGCCCTGGCCGCACTCACCACCGCCGACACCCGCCTCACCACCGCCGAACGGCGCGCCGCCACCGGCCGCGGCACCGCCCAGGCCCTGGCCACCGCCGCCGCCGGGGGAGCGGTCCTCGCCGCACTGGCCCTCACCGCCGCCAACCCCCACGTCGACCGCGTGCACGTCGCCGTCCTCGTCCTGCTACCCCTCGCCCTGCACGAACTCTTCGCCACCCTCGTCCCCGCGGCCGCCACCCTGCCCCGGATCCGCGCGGCCCGCGCCCGCGTCGACGCCCTCACCCCACCATCGGCCCGACCCGTCACCGCCACACCGTCCGGCCACCACGACCTCGTCGTCGAAGGCCTCACCGCCCGCGGCTGCCACCTGCCGGACCTGCACATCCCCGCCGGCACCGCCCACGTCCTCACCGGCCCCTCCGGCAGCGGAAAATCCACCCTCGCCGCCGTCGCCGTCGGATTCTGCGACCCCACCGCCGGCCGGATCCTGCTCGGCGGCGTCGACATCGCCACCCTCGACCCCGACACCCTGCGCCGCACCATCGGCCTGTGCGCCCAGGACGCCCACCTGTTCGACAGCACCATCGCCGCCAACCTGCGCCTCGCCCGCCCCGACGCCACCGACACCGAACTGCACGCCGCCCTGCACGCCGCCCGCCTCGACACCTGGGTCGCCACCCTCCCCGAAGGACTGCTCACCCCCGTCGGCGAACACGGCACCCGCCTGTCCGGCGGCCAACGCCAACGCCTCACCCTCGCCCGCGCCCTGCTCGCCGACTTCCCGGTCCTCGTCTTCGACGAACCCACCGAACACCTCGACCCGGCCACCGCCGCCGAACTCCAACACGACCTGCTCGCCGCCACCACCGGCCGCACCGTCCTGCTCATCACCCACCAGCCCCCGCCGACCGGCGTCCCCACCACCACTACGCTGCACAACCATGAACTGGCGCACGCCTAG
- the cydB gene encoding cytochrome d ubiquinol oxidase subunit II yields the protein MELTTVWFILIATLWTGYFVLEGFDFGVGMLLPVLGRNDTERRVLINTIGPVWDGNEVWVIVAGGATFAAFPHWYATLFSGFYLPLLAILVALIIRGVAFEYRHQRHDQAWKNRWDLAVIVGSTLPALLWGVAFANLYHGVPIDADKEYTGTLLTLLHPYALLGGLTFVGLFITHGALFLALKTGGDVRTRANALALRAGAVTAALAVAFLTWTLGLHHTPAAITTAALAAAALLGALAANRAGREGWAFAGTAATIALTVTTLFCGLYPNVMPSTTDAAFSLTVHNAASTPYTLKIMTWVAVIFTPIVGCYQAWTYWVFRKRISVKDIPA from the coding sequence GTGGAACTCACCACCGTCTGGTTCATCCTCATCGCCACCCTCTGGACCGGCTACTTCGTCCTCGAAGGCTTCGACTTCGGCGTCGGCATGCTCCTACCCGTCCTCGGCCGAAACGACACCGAACGCCGCGTCCTCATCAACACCATCGGCCCCGTCTGGGACGGCAACGAAGTCTGGGTCATCGTCGCCGGAGGAGCCACCTTCGCCGCCTTCCCCCACTGGTACGCCACCCTCTTCTCCGGCTTCTACCTGCCCCTGCTGGCCATCCTCGTCGCCCTCATCATCCGCGGCGTCGCCTTCGAATACCGCCACCAGCGCCACGACCAGGCCTGGAAGAACCGCTGGGACCTCGCCGTCATCGTCGGCTCCACCCTCCCCGCCCTCCTGTGGGGAGTCGCGTTCGCCAACCTCTACCACGGCGTGCCCATCGACGCCGACAAGGAATACACCGGCACCCTCCTCACCCTCCTGCACCCCTACGCCCTCCTCGGCGGCCTCACCTTCGTCGGACTGTTCATCACCCACGGCGCACTGTTCCTCGCACTCAAGACCGGCGGCGACGTCCGCACCCGCGCCAACGCCCTCGCACTGCGCGCCGGGGCAGTCACCGCCGCCCTCGCCGTCGCGTTCCTCACCTGGACCCTCGGCCTGCACCACACCCCGGCCGCCATCACCACCGCCGCCCTCGCCGCCGCCGCACTCCTCGGCGCCCTCGCCGCCAACCGGGCCGGCCGAGAGGGCTGGGCCTTCGCCGGCACCGCCGCCACCATCGCCCTGACCGTCACCACCCTGTTCTGCGGCCTCTACCCGAACGTCATGCCCTCCACCACCGACGCGGCGTTCTCCCTCACCGTGCACAACGCGGCGTCCACCCCGTACACCCTGAAAATCATGACCTGGGTCGCCGTCATCTTCACCCCCATCGTCGGGTGCTACCAGGCCTGGACCTACTGGGTGTTCCGCAAGCGCATCAGCGTCAAGGACATCCCCGCGTGA
- a CDS encoding cytochrome ubiquinol oxidase subunit I, whose protein sequence is MDTLDLARWQFGITTVYHFLFVPLTIGLIFLVAGLQTAWHRTGDDKWLKLTKFYGKIFLINFAMGVVTGIVQEFQFGMNWSDYSRFVGDVFGAPLAIEGLVAFFLESTFLGLWIFGWDRLPRHLHLAAIWAAAIGTALSAYFILAANSFMQWPVGFTYNPATQRAELTDFPAVLTNKVVLATLPHTLAACMLTGGGLVLGVALYHLVRGRDTDKPAFRSAAKLGAWTMIVAFAAVAISGDQLGKVMTETQPMKMAAAEALYRTEKPASFSIVTIGTLDGTEEVWALTVPNLLSFLGTGSFDGEVKGINNLQADYRATYGPGDYAPVIPVTYWGFRAMIGFGAFGTAIALLTLWTLRRGRTPTSTWLLRAGLVLPLLPLAANSAGWIFTEMGRQPWAVFGLLKTAAAVSPSVSTGEVITSLTVFTLLYGTLAVIETRLVLKTASAGLPDAAPPSQKTDDDQLAFAY, encoded by the coding sequence GTGGACACACTCGACCTCGCCCGGTGGCAGTTCGGCATCACCACCGTCTACCACTTCCTGTTCGTACCCCTCACGATCGGTCTGATCTTCCTCGTCGCCGGCCTGCAGACCGCCTGGCACCGCACCGGCGACGACAAATGGCTCAAGCTCACCAAGTTCTACGGCAAGATCTTCCTCATCAACTTCGCCATGGGCGTCGTCACCGGCATCGTGCAGGAATTCCAGTTCGGCATGAACTGGTCGGACTACTCCCGCTTCGTCGGCGACGTCTTCGGCGCGCCCCTCGCGATCGAGGGCCTGGTCGCCTTCTTCCTCGAGTCCACCTTCCTCGGACTGTGGATCTTCGGCTGGGACCGGCTCCCCAGACACCTGCACCTCGCCGCCATCTGGGCCGCGGCCATCGGCACCGCCCTGTCGGCCTACTTCATCCTCGCCGCCAACTCCTTCATGCAGTGGCCCGTCGGCTTCACCTACAACCCGGCCACCCAGCGCGCCGAACTCACCGACTTCCCCGCGGTCCTCACCAACAAGGTCGTCCTGGCGACCCTCCCGCACACCCTCGCCGCCTGCATGCTCACCGGCGGCGGCCTCGTCCTCGGCGTCGCCCTCTACCACCTCGTCCGCGGCCGCGACACCGACAAGCCCGCCTTCCGCAGCGCCGCCAAACTCGGCGCCTGGACCATGATCGTCGCCTTCGCCGCCGTCGCGATCAGCGGCGACCAACTCGGCAAGGTCATGACCGAGACCCAACCCATGAAGATGGCCGCCGCCGAAGCCCTCTACCGCACCGAGAAACCCGCCAGCTTCTCCATCGTCACCATCGGCACCCTCGACGGCACCGAAGAGGTCTGGGCACTCACCGTCCCCAACCTGCTGTCCTTCCTCGGCACCGGCAGCTTCGACGGCGAGGTCAAAGGCATCAACAACCTCCAAGCCGACTACCGCGCCACCTACGGCCCCGGCGACTACGCCCCCGTCATCCCCGTCACCTACTGGGGCTTCCGCGCCATGATCGGCTTCGGCGCCTTCGGAACCGCCATCGCACTCCTGACCCTGTGGACACTGCGCAGAGGACGCACCCCCACGTCGACGTGGCTGCTGCGCGCCGGCCTCGTCCTGCCCCTGCTGCCCCTCGCCGCCAACTCCGCAGGCTGGATCTTCACCGAGATGGGCCGGCAACCCTGGGCCGTGTTCGGACTCCTCAAAACCGCCGCCGCCGTCTCACCGTCCGTCTCCACCGGCGAGGTCATCACCTCCCTGACCGTGTTCACCCTCCTCTACGGCACCCTCGCCGTCATCGAAACCCGCCTCGTGCTCAAGACCGCCAGCGCCGGCCTCCCCGACGCCGCACCGCCCAGCCAGAAAACCGACGACGACCAACTCGCCTTCGCGTACTAA
- a CDS encoding LuxR family transcriptional regulator has product MNRPRYVVGTGADATTVLRRLAREGWRTRESFALPEAAWDVSDARLVLFGRIIDVETVRLAVLAAARGAGVVAVIECESDLGRALLADLSRVGPVVRGVEDGTSDALPLSEEQCQLLERLANGETIAAAAAAEYLSLRTANRRIAQARDALGVTTTREAVLAYIRRRRR; this is encoded by the coding sequence GTGAACCGACCTCGGTACGTCGTCGGCACCGGTGCGGACGCGACGACGGTCCTGCGTCGGCTCGCGCGCGAGGGCTGGCGCACCCGGGAAAGTTTCGCGTTACCGGAGGCCGCCTGGGACGTCTCCGACGCCCGCCTGGTGCTGTTCGGCCGGATCATCGACGTGGAGACCGTCCGGCTGGCGGTGCTGGCCGCCGCGCGGGGCGCGGGCGTGGTGGCCGTGATCGAGTGCGAATCCGACCTGGGTCGCGCACTTCTGGCCGATCTGAGTCGGGTGGGGCCTGTCGTGCGCGGTGTCGAGGACGGTACTTCCGACGCCCTACCTCTGTCCGAAGAGCAGTGCCAACTGCTCGAACGGCTGGCCAACGGCGAAACCATCGCGGCGGCCGCGGCGGCGGAGTACCTGTCGTTACGCACTGCCAACAGGCGCATCGCCCAGGCCCGTGACGCCCTCGGGGTGACCACCACCCGTGAAGCTGTTTTGGCATATATCCGCCGCAGACGCAGATAG
- a CDS encoding helix-turn-helix transcriptional regulator, translating to MLAPPDILTHLVEPGLVVLTGGPGSGRSTTLGRVSAGFAGPVLSGGGLAILCGTPALPLTRAVRARLPADDPALLAEAVRSRVAGGLLVLDDLQWADVVTLDALPLISAHVRVLVALRTPHRLPDGAEDRLRSAATAWLTVPALSVAEATDLAMATAPGLSGPEVAAVVARAGGLPLAVRALARSGGAGTRDDMAYVVAEAVADLTRPARTALAALGLLGRPAEPDLLGGGLAELTAADLVTVRDGAAAPTSPYVAEVAAGALDPTERRALHQRLAELTEGLEAARHLAAAGDPDAACERAQLAAEFADSAAARAEALLLAASLTTDPAVRTAAARAALTVGRPAAALAVAPADAVAVRAEAHLQSGDPRTALAVLDAEAGDEAASGLAEAGDRAAPGRTGPPGPTAPGGEDPDALRVRILATLAVDPSAAPALLTGLPATPDDPGLRAAVAAVAAHRRDHGWEYALASAATAAGASGDALSARWCAWQLVCTLVADGRLTQARDTARSAAAACAVEVAYSWQSRFVAIELWCAALSGTGLDDVARRAVELADRTLPAVARGYALSAAALAEADAGLTRSARSRLDGVSVPDSPVDWVAAEAAWLDGQPDLALAAGDTLGPLLPGLRRITAHWARLDGAGGTPPPDAPAGPPPVAETLAAWAGRPDRFTGAAQAWRAVAVREEVRCLLALGLLSADPAVAVPPLLAAEALATSSGMVLLAGRARVGLRRHAVRRDPRGPQSDGSLTQRERQVLELVAQGEPTRRIASVLGVSRETVETHIRAGMRKLGARTRTEAAARCLEVL from the coding sequence GTGCTCGCCCCGCCCGACATCCTGACCCATCTTGTCGAGCCGGGCCTCGTCGTGCTCACCGGCGGCCCGGGAAGTGGGCGCAGTACGACGCTGGGTCGCGTCAGTGCGGGCTTCGCCGGACCGGTGCTGTCCGGTGGTGGCCTGGCGATCCTATGCGGTACGCCGGCGCTGCCCCTCACCCGTGCCGTCCGTGCGCGGCTGCCCGCCGACGATCCGGCGCTGCTCGCCGAAGCCGTGCGGTCCCGGGTGGCCGGTGGCCTGCTGGTTCTCGACGATCTGCAGTGGGCGGACGTCGTCACGCTCGACGCGTTGCCGCTGATCAGTGCCCATGTCCGGGTCCTGGTGGCGCTGCGCACCCCGCACCGGTTACCCGACGGCGCCGAGGACCGGCTACGCTCCGCCGCCACCGCGTGGCTGACGGTGCCGGCTCTGTCGGTCGCCGAGGCCACCGACCTGGCCATGGCCACCGCCCCCGGCCTGTCAGGCCCCGAGGTGGCGGCGGTCGTCGCGCGCGCCGGTGGCCTGCCCCTGGCCGTGCGCGCCCTCGCCCGCTCCGGCGGGGCCGGAACTCGCGACGACATGGCCTACGTCGTCGCCGAGGCCGTCGCCGACCTGACCCGCCCGGCCCGCACCGCCCTGGCGGCCCTGGGCCTGCTGGGCCGCCCCGCCGAACCCGACCTCCTCGGCGGCGGCCTGGCCGAGCTGACGGCCGCGGACCTCGTGACCGTCCGCGACGGCGCGGCCGCCCCCACCTCCCCGTACGTCGCCGAGGTCGCCGCCGGCGCCCTGGACCCCACCGAACGCCGCGCCCTGCACCAGCGCCTCGCCGAACTCACCGAGGGCCTGGAGGCCGCCCGGCACCTGGCCGCCGCCGGCGACCCCGACGCGGCCTGCGAACGCGCCCAACTCGCCGCCGAGTTCGCCGACTCCGCCGCCGCCCGCGCCGAGGCACTCCTGCTCGCCGCGTCCCTGACCACCGACCCGGCCGTGCGCACCGCGGCGGCGCGCGCGGCCCTGACCGTGGGCCGCCCCGCCGCGGCCCTGGCCGTGGCACCCGCAGACGCCGTCGCCGTGCGCGCGGAGGCCCACCTGCAGTCCGGCGACCCCCGCACCGCCCTGGCCGTCCTCGACGCCGAAGCGGGCGACGAGGCCGCCTCCGGCCTGGCCGAAGCGGGTGACCGGGCAGCCCCCGGCCGGACCGGCCCACCCGGCCCGACGGCTCCCGGCGGTGAGGACCCCGACGCCCTGCGGGTGCGGATCCTGGCCACCCTCGCCGTCGACCCGTCCGCCGCCCCGGCCCTGCTGACCGGCCTGCCGGCGACCCCCGACGACCCGGGCCTGCGCGCCGCCGTGGCCGCCGTCGCCGCGCACCGCCGCGACCACGGCTGGGAGTACGCCCTGGCGTCGGCCGCCACCGCCGCCGGCGCGTCCGGCGACGCCCTGTCCGCGCGCTGGTGCGCCTGGCAACTCGTCTGCACCCTCGTCGCCGACGGCCGGCTCACCCAGGCCCGCGACACCGCCCGGTCCGCGGCGGCGGCGTGCGCCGTGGAGGTGGCCTACTCCTGGCAGTCCCGGTTCGTCGCCATCGAACTGTGGTGCGCGGCCCTGTCGGGCACGGGCCTGGACGACGTGGCCCGCCGCGCCGTGGAACTGGCCGACCGCACCCTGCCGGCCGTGGCGCGCGGCTACGCCCTGTCGGCGGCTGCCCTTGCCGAGGCCGACGCCGGACTGACCCGGTCGGCCCGGTCGCGACTGGACGGCGTGTCGGTGCCGGACTCTCCTGTGGACTGGGTGGCCGCGGAGGCCGCGTGGCTCGACGGCCAACCCGACCTGGCCCTCGCGGCGGGGGACACCCTGGGCCCGCTGCTGCCGGGCCTGCGGCGGATCACCGCGCACTGGGCCCGCCTGGACGGCGCGGGCGGCACCCCGCCGCCGGACGCGCCCGCCGGTCCGCCACCCGTCGCCGAGACCCTCGCCGCGTGGGCCGGCCGCCCGGACCGGTTTACCGGCGCGGCTCAGGCGTGGCGGGCGGTGGCGGTGCGTGAGGAGGTGCGGTGTCTGCTCGCCCTCGGTCTGTTGAGCGCCGACCCGGCCGTGGCCGTGCCCCCACTGTTGGCCGCCGAGGCGCTGGCGACCTCCTCAGGCATGGTGCTTCTGGCCGGGCGGGCGCGGGTGGGTCTGCGTCGGCACGCGGTCCGCAGGGACCCGCGGGGACCTCAGAGTGACGGTTCGCTCACCCAGCGCGAGAGACAGGTGCTGGAGCTCGTCGCCCAGGGTGAACCGACGAGGCGGATAGCTAGCGTTCTGGGTGTCTCACGCGAGACAGTAGAGACCCACATCCGTGCGGGGATGCGTAAGTTGGGTGCCCGGACTCGCACCGAGGCCGCGGCACGCTGTCTGGAGGTGCTGTGA
- a CDS encoding dynamin family protein, whose translation MTSGPLSARVAGICVDAAARIGGPTRAQLLDVQRRLDEPLRVAIAGRLKAGKSTLVNSLIGRRVAQTEVGECTRVVTQFRYGTSDRVDVVRRDGSRASLPLDDLGMIPQRLGVPSHDIAYVDVTLTSDRLRDLTVVDTPGLSSTNTSVSAGTRRFLFNEAPIDDDIDPDSAGALSGAEAIIYVFTQSVREDDVQALESFRSMSSRLSSNPINSVGLFNKVDKLAGAGTDPWGVAAALATDQRRVLRRVVSDVVPVIGLLAETTEAGRLTAADCEALRELARLPESERLVLLASVDLFATRECVIDAEQRTRLLRLLDLYGIGYAIAALTAQPQLATGELLRMLLAASGIARLRQTLEETFRWRTDAIKAGWALSSLEKIASHAAQPRDRELLRDAIERVLQEPEYHRLRLLEVAQLVTTGAVDLPDQMEGELTRLALSTDPGWILNLPGAPQQHLADAALQAASRWRAFAVAGASPAQSRVALVAHRGFHLLSQRMRGQAAYS comes from the coding sequence ATGACGTCGGGACCATTGAGCGCGAGAGTGGCGGGCATCTGCGTGGACGCCGCCGCACGCATCGGAGGTCCGACCCGCGCGCAGCTCCTCGACGTGCAGCGACGTCTCGACGAACCCCTGCGGGTGGCGATCGCCGGCCGGTTGAAAGCCGGCAAGTCCACCCTGGTCAACTCCCTGATCGGCCGCCGCGTCGCGCAGACCGAGGTCGGCGAGTGCACCCGGGTCGTCACCCAGTTCCGCTACGGCACCTCCGACCGGGTCGACGTCGTGCGCCGCGACGGCAGCCGCGCCAGCCTGCCCCTGGACGACCTGGGCATGATCCCGCAGCGCCTCGGCGTGCCGTCGCACGACATCGCCTACGTGGATGTCACGTTGACCAGTGACCGGCTGCGTGACCTGACCGTCGTGGACACCCCGGGCCTGTCGTCGACGAACACGTCCGTGTCGGCCGGTACCCGGCGGTTCCTGTTCAACGAGGCCCCCATCGACGACGACATCGACCCCGACTCCGCCGGCGCCCTGTCGGGGGCCGAGGCGATCATCTACGTGTTCACCCAGAGTGTGCGCGAGGACGACGTGCAGGCCCTGGAGTCGTTTCGGTCCATGTCGTCGCGGCTGTCGAGCAACCCGATCAACTCGGTGGGCCTGTTCAACAAGGTCGACAAGCTCGCCGGCGCCGGCACCGACCCGTGGGGGGTGGCCGCGGCCCTGGCCACCGACCAGCGGCGGGTGCTGCGCCGGGTCGTGTCGGATGTCGTACCCGTCATCGGGTTGCTCGCCGAGACCACCGAGGCCGGCCGGCTCACCGCCGCCGACTGCGAGGCTCTGCGCGAACTGGCCCGCCTCCCCGAATCCGAACGCCTCGTCCTGCTGGCGTCGGTGGACCTGTTCGCCACCCGCGAGTGCGTCATCGACGCCGAGCAACGCACCCGCCTCCTGCGCCTGCTGGACCTCTACGGCATCGGGTACGCGATCGCGGCCCTGACCGCCCAGCCCCAGCTCGCCACCGGTGAACTGCTGCGCATGCTCCTGGCGGCCTCCGGCATCGCCCGGCTGCGCCAGACCCTGGAGGAGACGTTCAGGTGGCGCACCGACGCCATCAAGGCCGGCTGGGCCCTGTCGAGCCTGGAGAAGATCGCCAGCCACGCCGCCCAGCCGCGTGACCGTGAACTGCTCCGCGACGCGATCGAAAGGGTGCTGCAGGAGCCGGAGTACCACCGGCTGCGGCTCCTGGAGGTCGCCCAGCTCGTCACCACCGGCGCCGTGGACCTGCCCGACCAGATGGAAGGCGAGCTGACCAGGCTCGCGTTGTCGACGGACCCGGGCTGGATCCTCAACCTGCCCGGCGCGCCCCAGCAGCATCTCGCCGACGCCGCGTTGCAGGCCGCCAGCCGGTGGCGGGCCTTCGCCGTCGCCGGCGCCAGCCCCGCCCAGTCGCGCGTCGCCCTCGTCGCCCACCGGGGTTTTCACCTGCTGTCGCAGCGCATGCGCGGCCAGGCAGCCTACAGCTAG